The proteins below are encoded in one region of Catharus ustulatus isolate bCatUst1 chromosome 21, bCatUst1.pri.v2, whole genome shotgun sequence:
- the ADAMTS13 gene encoding A disintegrin and metalloproteinase with thrombospondin motifs 13 isoform X2 — MTVSLALRALAVLPLGLCWLPEKFLGALDAEDVLSYFGSSSVADVPEFVVAEPTCPCKEEHFGLRSCRVQHCSIQAWGQLYAFEFQEDHALLSSSFVSSQVVNSSFILLKRFPGNCFAGGKSLQPPGARSRVTYCEGQLQGVVTVGEEKIHIRPVRSKDVALLKDLGFSSPHILFKSAAREAKPARGWAPPRLHKRAEAAVKHLELMVVAGPDVYLYHKEDTERYVLANLNIGAELLRDASLGAHFRVHLMQMLVLREPEAELNITTNITSSLISVCEWSKKVNPQNDSDPQHADIVLYITRFDLELPDGNKELRGVTQLGGVCSSFWSCVITQDTGFDLGVTIAHEIGHSLGIAHDGEGNLCSSSGYIMGSAGNHNSIDLTWSPCSREQFLALVSTGQTSCLNDLPDMDGSIPGWKPGLYYGADEQCKIAFGSVATACTFADSNVDICKVLSCHVQPADKSSCTRLLVPLLDGTECGINKWCSKGQCSSLEELNAMAVVHGHWSAWSPLSPCSRSCGGGVVLRQRFCNNPRPAFGGQDCHGASMQAEMCNTQACLRSQQDFMAEQCAATNLKPLYLDVETPSFYTWTSAVGFAKGDLLCKHMCRAVGKEFMVSRGDNFLDGTRCEQDDTEHHGDLHLCVMGRCRAFGCDGHMGSRKAMDPCKVCGGDNSTCTKVSGSYTEGKAQEYVTFLSLPYNTTSVHVTNRSPLFTHLAVKVKGEYVVAGKGKISLNVTYPSVLEDKQIKYRVFLTQDNLPSLEEIHVDGPTQEEIEIQVYRRYTKEYGNVTNPDITFSYFVPRENLTYVWIPQQGPCSVTCGEGVQPVAHVCFDQSKHEVTEDQRCLELPQPLPEHKPCAMEPCLYRWKMSQRDECSAVCGTGVAQQNLTCVQFHEGLETVVDDSLCPAEEKPLSLVPCVVNVCPLGWDKEEDARSLQPLESLGHVQQENQTVYVWSPVAGECSVSCGRGHTQLHYVCVAFDTKEETQEENCQPVPKPESRVEICDLNPCPPRWKVTPAGPCSSSCGLGLAVQLVTCVQTLHGQEVLQEEHLCPVAEKPLTSVPCVIRACSYEWSFSEWSQCSTSCGNGIQTRQDFCLSSLTHKPVNPLFCRRFPKAVVVRGCSAGPCPEQEGTLSPGAQLQPVTAATHLTAAAAATEHRYKELDVSQSAGPPEQTKPGGGVCGNLFLSASGIINMTGVESRDCTVAIGRPLREEISVTILESSLNCSAGELLLFSGRMMWRTGCRKLPLSLINSRTNTLIVKQRVVLPGNGVILQYNSRTAAKKYYQDCDQQLFGPQGEIVNPVQLPGERQEVVCRTFITVAPRQRISIRALNTHLGPEGNHTHFNYILVRDVSTMKTVVFHGKQQFLWQSTGSQAEIEFHENVKDHRTHFWAEYHAIEPK; from the exons ATGACCGTCAGCTTGGCGCTGCGGGCGCTCGCCGTGCTCccgctggggctgtgctggctccctgAG AAATTCCTGGGCGCTTTGGATGCGGAAGATGTTTTGTCTTACTTTGGAAGCAGCTCAGTGGCTGATG TACCCGAGTTTGTTGTGGCTGAGCCAACTTGCCCTTGTAAAGAAGAACATTTTGGGCTGAGGTCGTGTCGGGTCCAGCACTGCTCCATCCAGGCCTGGGGCCAGCTCTATGCCTTTGAATTCCAAGAGGACCACgccctcctttcctcctcctttgtgAGCAGCCAGGTGGTGAActcttcctttattttactGAAGAGATTCCCAGGGAACTGCTTTGCAGGTGGAAagtccctgcagcctcctggggCCAGGAGCAGAGTCACTTATTGTGAAGGGCAGCTG CAAGGAGTCGTCACTGTGGGTGAGGAGAAAATTCACATCAGGCCAGTCAGGAGCAAAGATGTGGCTCTGCTGAAGGACCTTGGCTTCTCCAGCCCCCACATCCTCTTCAAAAGTGCTGCAAGAGAGGCAAAGCCAGCCAGAG GGTGGGCTCCTCCTCGCCTGCACAAGAGGGCTGAGGCAGCTGTCAAACATCTGGAGCTGATGGTGGTGGCAGGGCCAGATGTTTACTTGTACCACAAAGAGGACACGGAACGATACGTGCTGGCCAACCTGAACATT ggagcagagctgctcagagatgCCTCACTGGGGGCTCATTTCAGAGTTCACCTCATGCAAATGCTGGTTTTGAGAGAGCCAGAG gcagagctgaacATCACAACCAACATCACCTCCTCCCTCATCAGTGTCTGTGAGTGGAGCAAGAAGGTGAACCCCCAGAACGACTCTGATCCCCAGCATGCTGACATTGTCCTCTACATCACCAG GTTTGACCTGGAGTTGCCTGATGGGAACAAGGAGCTTCGTGGAGTGACTCAGTTAGGGGGAGTCTGCTCCTCCTTCTGGAGCTGTGTCATTACCCAGGACACTGGCTTTGACCTTGGAGTCACCATAGCCCATGAGATTGGGCACAG CCTTGGCATTGCCCACGATGGAGAGGGGaatctgtgcagcagcagtggttaCATCATGGGCTCAGCAGGAAACCACAACAGCATCGACCTCACCTGGTCTCCGTGCAGTCGGGAGCAGTTCCTGGCCCTTGTCAG TACAGGCCAAACAAGCTGCTTGAATGACCTGCCGGACATGGACGGCAGCATCCCGGGGTGGAAGCCTGGCTTGTACTACGGAGCAGATGAGCAGTGTAAAATTGCCTTTGGCAGCGTGGCCACAGCTTGCACCTTCGCTGACAGCAATGTT GACATCTGTAAAGTTCTCTCATGCCATGTACAACCAGCAGACAAATCCAGCTGTACTCGGCTTCTGGTTCCCCTCCTGGATGGAACTGAGTGTGGGATCAACAAG TGGTGCTCCAAGGGTCAGTGCAGCTCTCTGGAGGAACTGAACGCCATGGCTGTGGTCCATGGGCACTGGTCAGCCTGGAGCCccctctccccctgctcccgcAGCTGTGGTGGGGGGGTGGTGCTGAGGCAGCGCTTCTGTAACAACCCCAG GCCTGCTTTTGGAGGGCAGGATTGCCACGGTGCCAGCATGCAAGCAGAGATGTGCAATACCCAG GCCTGTCTGAGGAGCCAGCAGGATTTCATGGCTGAACAATGTGCAGCAACAAATTTAAAGCCACTGTACCTTGATGTAGAAACACCATCCTTTTATACCTGGACCTCTGCTGTTGGCTTTGCCAAAG gggaCCTGCTCTGCAAGCAcatgtgcagggctgtgggcaaGGAGTTCATGGTGAGCCGTGGGGACAATTTCCTGGATGGAACCAGGTGTGAGCAGGATGACACAGAGCACCACGGGGATCTCCACCTCTGTGTGATGGGGAGATGCAGA GCATTCGGGTGTGACGGCCACATGGGCTCCAGGAAGGCCATGGATCCCTGCAAGGTCTGTGGGGGTGACAACTCCACCTGCACCAAAGTGAGTGGATCCTACACAGAAGGGAAAGCTCAAG AGTATGTGACATTTCTGTCCCTGCCCTACAACACCACCTCGGTCCATGTCACCAACAGGAGTCCTCTCTTCACACACCTGG CTGTGAAGGTTAAAGGAGAGTACGTGgtggctggaaaaggaaaaatctcacTGAATGTCACCTACCCGTCAGTTCTGGAGGACAAGCAGATCAAATACCGAGTGTTCCTCACCCAGGACAACCTGCCAAGCCTGGAGGAAATCCATGTGGATGGGCCAACACAGGAAGAAATTGAAATCCAG gtCTACAGGAGGTACACAAAAGAATATGGCAATGTCACCAACCCAGACATCACCTTCAGCTACTTTGTCCCCAGGGAGAACCTGACCTATGTGTGGATTCCTCAGCAGGGCCCGTGTTCAGTGACCTGTGGGGAAG GGGTGCAGCCAGTGGCTCACGTGTGCTTTGATCAGAGCAAGCATGAAGTGACAGAGGATCAGAGGTGtctggagctgccacagcccctcccAGAGCACAAGCCCTGTGCCATGGAGCCTTGCCTCTACAG GTGGAAGATGTCTCAGAGAGATGAATGCTCTGCTGTCTGTGGGACTGGAGTTGCCCAGCAGAACCTGACCTGTGTGCAGTTCCATGAAGGCCTGGAGACTGTGGTGGATGACAGCTTGTGCCCAGCAGAAGAAAAACCCCTCTCCCTTGTGCCATGTGTGGTCAATGTCTGCCCTTTGGGCTGGGACAAA gAGGAAGATGCACGCTCACTTCAGCCTCTGGAGTCACTTGGGCATGTCCAGCAGGAAAACCAGACTGTGTATGTCTGGAGCCCTGTAGCTGGGGAGTGTTCTGTCTCCTGTGGTAGAG GTCACACTCAGCTGCACTATGTTTGTGTGGCTTTTGACACCAAAGAAGAAACCCAGGAGGAAAACTGTCAGCCAGTGCCAAAGCCAGAGAGCAGGGTGGAAATTTGTGATCTCAACCCCTGCCCACCAAG gtggaAGGTAACCCCAGCTgggccctgctcctccagctgtgggctgggcttAGCAGTGCAGCTGGTCACCTGTGTGCAGACCCTCCATGGCCAGGAGGTCTTGCAGGAGGAACATTTGTGCCCTGTGGCAGAGAAGCCCCtcaccagtgtcccctgtgtcatCCGAGCGTGCTCTTACGAGTGGAGCTTCAGCGAGTGGTCCCAG TGTTCAACATCCTGTGGGAATGGCATTCAGACCAGGCAGGATTTCTGCCTCAGCTCTCTGACCCACAAGCCCGTGAACCCCCTTTTCTGCCGGCGCTTCCCCAAGGCCGTCGTGGTGcgtggctgctctgcagggccctgtcctgagcaggaggggaccctgtcccctggggcacagctgcagccagtgacagcagccacacacctgacagcagctgcagctgccacagagCACAGATACAAGGAGCTGGATGTCTCTCAGTCTGCTGGGCCCCCAGAGCAGACAAAGCCTGGTGGAG gtgtgtgtggaAACCTCTTCCTCAGTGCCTCTGGCATCATCAACATGACAGGCGTGGAGAGCAGGGACTGCACAGTGGCCATTGGGCGTCCCCTGAGGGAGGAGATCTCAGTCACCATCCTGGAGAGCTCCCTCAACTGCAGTGCAG GTGAGCTCCTGCTGTTTTCTGGGCGAATGATGTGGAGGACGGGCTGCAGGAAACTCCCTCTGTCACTGATAAATTCCAGAACCAACACACTGATTGTGAAACAGCGTGTTGTGCTGCCAGGAAACGGGGTCATTCTGCAGTAcaacagcagaactgcagccaAAAAATATTACCAAG ACTGTGACCAGCAGCTGTTTGGCCCCCAGGGTGAAATAGTGAATCctgtgcagctgcctggggagaggcaggaggttGTGTGCAGGACTTTCATCACGGTGGCTCCGCGGCAGCGCATCTCCATCCGTGCCCTCAACACCCACCTGGGCCCTGAGGGCAACCACACACACTTCAACTACATCCTG gtCCGAGATGTCAGCACCATGAAGACAGTGGTGTTCCACGGGAAGCAGCAATTCCTCTGGCAGTCCACAGGAAGCCAAGCTGAAATTGAATTCCATGAAAATGTTAAGGATCACAGAACCCATTTCTGGGCTGAATATCATGCTATTGAGCCCAAATAA
- the ADAMTS13 gene encoding A disintegrin and metalloproteinase with thrombospondin motifs 13 isoform X3: protein MTVSLALRALAVLPLGLCWLPEKFLGALDAEDVLSYFGSSSVADVPEFVVAEPTCPCKEEHFGLRSCRVQHCSIQAWGQLYAFEFQEDHALLSSSFVSSQVVNSSFILLKRFPGNCFAGGKSLQPPGARSRVTYCEGQLQGVVTVGEEKIHIRPVRSKDVALLKDLGFSSPHILFKSAAREAKPARAGWAPPRLHKRAEAAVKHLELMVVAGPDVYLYHKEDTERYVLANLNIGAELLRDASLGAHFRVHLMQMLVLREPEAELNITTNITSSLISVCEWSKKVNPQNDSDPQHADIVLYITRFDLELPDGNKELRGVTQLGGVCSSFWSCVITQDTGFDLGVTIAHEIGHSLGIAHDGEGNLCSSSGYIMGSAGNHNSIDLTWSPCSREQFLALVSTGQTSCLNDLPDMDGSIPGWKPGLYYGADEQCKIAFGSVATACTFADSNVDICKVLSCHVQPADKSSCTRLLVPLLDGTECGINKWCSKGQCSSLEELNAMAVVHGHWSAWSPLSPCSRSCGGGVVLRQRFCNNPRPAFGGQDCHGASMQAEMCNTQACLRSQQDFMAEQCAATNLKPLYLDVETPSFYTWTSAVGFAKGDLLCKHMCRAVGKEFMVSRGDNFLDGTRCEQDDTEHHGDLHLCVMGRCRAFGCDGHMGSRKAMDPCKVCGGDNSTCTKVSGSYTEGKAQEYVTFLSLPYNTTSVHVTNRSPLFTHLAVKVKGEYVVAGKGKISLNVTYPSVLEDKQIKYRVFLTQDNLPSLEEIHVDGPTQEEIEIQVYRRYTKEYGNVTNPDITFSYFVPRENLTYVWIPQQGPCSVTCGEGVQPVAHVCFDQSKHEVTEDQRCLELPQPLPEHKPCAMEPCLYRWKMSQRDECSAVCGTGVAQQNLTCVQFHEGLETVVDDSLCPAEEKPLSLVPCVVNVCPLGWDKEEDARSLQPLESLGHVQQENQTVYVWSPVAGECSVSCGRGHTQLHYVCVAFDTKEETQEENCQPVPKPESRVEICDLNPCPPRWKVTPAGPCSSSCGLGLAVQLVTCVQTLHGQEVLQEEHLCPVAEKPLTSVPCVIRACSYEWSFSEWSQCSTSCGNGIQTRQDFCLSSLTHKPVNPLFCRRFPKAVVVRGCSAGPCPEQEGTLSPGAQLQPVTAATHLTAAAAATEHRYKELDVSQSAGPPEQTKPGGGVCGNLFLSASGIINMTGVESRDCTVAIGRPLREEISVTILESSLNCSAGELLLFSGRMMWRTGCRKLPLSLINSRTNTLIVKQRVVLPGNGVILQYNSRTAAKKYYQGPRCQHHEDSGVPREAAIPLAVHRKPS from the exons ATGACCGTCAGCTTGGCGCTGCGGGCGCTCGCCGTGCTCccgctggggctgtgctggctccctgAG AAATTCCTGGGCGCTTTGGATGCGGAAGATGTTTTGTCTTACTTTGGAAGCAGCTCAGTGGCTGATG TACCCGAGTTTGTTGTGGCTGAGCCAACTTGCCCTTGTAAAGAAGAACATTTTGGGCTGAGGTCGTGTCGGGTCCAGCACTGCTCCATCCAGGCCTGGGGCCAGCTCTATGCCTTTGAATTCCAAGAGGACCACgccctcctttcctcctcctttgtgAGCAGCCAGGTGGTGAActcttcctttattttactGAAGAGATTCCCAGGGAACTGCTTTGCAGGTGGAAagtccctgcagcctcctggggCCAGGAGCAGAGTCACTTATTGTGAAGGGCAGCTG CAAGGAGTCGTCACTGTGGGTGAGGAGAAAATTCACATCAGGCCAGTCAGGAGCAAAGATGTGGCTCTGCTGAAGGACCTTGGCTTCTCCAGCCCCCACATCCTCTTCAAAAGTGCTGCAAGAGAGGCAAAGCCAGCCAGAG CAGGGTGGGCTCCTCCTCGCCTGCACAAGAGGGCTGAGGCAGCTGTCAAACATCTGGAGCTGATGGTGGTGGCAGGGCCAGATGTTTACTTGTACCACAAAGAGGACACGGAACGATACGTGCTGGCCAACCTGAACATT ggagcagagctgctcagagatgCCTCACTGGGGGCTCATTTCAGAGTTCACCTCATGCAAATGCTGGTTTTGAGAGAGCCAGAG gcagagctgaacATCACAACCAACATCACCTCCTCCCTCATCAGTGTCTGTGAGTGGAGCAAGAAGGTGAACCCCCAGAACGACTCTGATCCCCAGCATGCTGACATTGTCCTCTACATCACCAG GTTTGACCTGGAGTTGCCTGATGGGAACAAGGAGCTTCGTGGAGTGACTCAGTTAGGGGGAGTCTGCTCCTCCTTCTGGAGCTGTGTCATTACCCAGGACACTGGCTTTGACCTTGGAGTCACCATAGCCCATGAGATTGGGCACAG CCTTGGCATTGCCCACGATGGAGAGGGGaatctgtgcagcagcagtggttaCATCATGGGCTCAGCAGGAAACCACAACAGCATCGACCTCACCTGGTCTCCGTGCAGTCGGGAGCAGTTCCTGGCCCTTGTCAG TACAGGCCAAACAAGCTGCTTGAATGACCTGCCGGACATGGACGGCAGCATCCCGGGGTGGAAGCCTGGCTTGTACTACGGAGCAGATGAGCAGTGTAAAATTGCCTTTGGCAGCGTGGCCACAGCTTGCACCTTCGCTGACAGCAATGTT GACATCTGTAAAGTTCTCTCATGCCATGTACAACCAGCAGACAAATCCAGCTGTACTCGGCTTCTGGTTCCCCTCCTGGATGGAACTGAGTGTGGGATCAACAAG TGGTGCTCCAAGGGTCAGTGCAGCTCTCTGGAGGAACTGAACGCCATGGCTGTGGTCCATGGGCACTGGTCAGCCTGGAGCCccctctccccctgctcccgcAGCTGTGGTGGGGGGGTGGTGCTGAGGCAGCGCTTCTGTAACAACCCCAG GCCTGCTTTTGGAGGGCAGGATTGCCACGGTGCCAGCATGCAAGCAGAGATGTGCAATACCCAG GCCTGTCTGAGGAGCCAGCAGGATTTCATGGCTGAACAATGTGCAGCAACAAATTTAAAGCCACTGTACCTTGATGTAGAAACACCATCCTTTTATACCTGGACCTCTGCTGTTGGCTTTGCCAAAG gggaCCTGCTCTGCAAGCAcatgtgcagggctgtgggcaaGGAGTTCATGGTGAGCCGTGGGGACAATTTCCTGGATGGAACCAGGTGTGAGCAGGATGACACAGAGCACCACGGGGATCTCCACCTCTGTGTGATGGGGAGATGCAGA GCATTCGGGTGTGACGGCCACATGGGCTCCAGGAAGGCCATGGATCCCTGCAAGGTCTGTGGGGGTGACAACTCCACCTGCACCAAAGTGAGTGGATCCTACACAGAAGGGAAAGCTCAAG AGTATGTGACATTTCTGTCCCTGCCCTACAACACCACCTCGGTCCATGTCACCAACAGGAGTCCTCTCTTCACACACCTGG CTGTGAAGGTTAAAGGAGAGTACGTGgtggctggaaaaggaaaaatctcacTGAATGTCACCTACCCGTCAGTTCTGGAGGACAAGCAGATCAAATACCGAGTGTTCCTCACCCAGGACAACCTGCCAAGCCTGGAGGAAATCCATGTGGATGGGCCAACACAGGAAGAAATTGAAATCCAG gtCTACAGGAGGTACACAAAAGAATATGGCAATGTCACCAACCCAGACATCACCTTCAGCTACTTTGTCCCCAGGGAGAACCTGACCTATGTGTGGATTCCTCAGCAGGGCCCGTGTTCAGTGACCTGTGGGGAAG GGGTGCAGCCAGTGGCTCACGTGTGCTTTGATCAGAGCAAGCATGAAGTGACAGAGGATCAGAGGTGtctggagctgccacagcccctcccAGAGCACAAGCCCTGTGCCATGGAGCCTTGCCTCTACAG GTGGAAGATGTCTCAGAGAGATGAATGCTCTGCTGTCTGTGGGACTGGAGTTGCCCAGCAGAACCTGACCTGTGTGCAGTTCCATGAAGGCCTGGAGACTGTGGTGGATGACAGCTTGTGCCCAGCAGAAGAAAAACCCCTCTCCCTTGTGCCATGTGTGGTCAATGTCTGCCCTTTGGGCTGGGACAAA gAGGAAGATGCACGCTCACTTCAGCCTCTGGAGTCACTTGGGCATGTCCAGCAGGAAAACCAGACTGTGTATGTCTGGAGCCCTGTAGCTGGGGAGTGTTCTGTCTCCTGTGGTAGAG GTCACACTCAGCTGCACTATGTTTGTGTGGCTTTTGACACCAAAGAAGAAACCCAGGAGGAAAACTGTCAGCCAGTGCCAAAGCCAGAGAGCAGGGTGGAAATTTGTGATCTCAACCCCTGCCCACCAAG gtggaAGGTAACCCCAGCTgggccctgctcctccagctgtgggctgggcttAGCAGTGCAGCTGGTCACCTGTGTGCAGACCCTCCATGGCCAGGAGGTCTTGCAGGAGGAACATTTGTGCCCTGTGGCAGAGAAGCCCCtcaccagtgtcccctgtgtcatCCGAGCGTGCTCTTACGAGTGGAGCTTCAGCGAGTGGTCCCAG TGTTCAACATCCTGTGGGAATGGCATTCAGACCAGGCAGGATTTCTGCCTCAGCTCTCTGACCCACAAGCCCGTGAACCCCCTTTTCTGCCGGCGCTTCCCCAAGGCCGTCGTGGTGcgtggctgctctgcagggccctgtcctgagcaggaggggaccctgtcccctggggcacagctgcagccagtgacagcagccacacacctgacagcagctgcagctgccacagagCACAGATACAAGGAGCTGGATGTCTCTCAGTCTGCTGGGCCCCCAGAGCAGACAAAGCCTGGTGGAG gtgtgtgtggaAACCTCTTCCTCAGTGCCTCTGGCATCATCAACATGACAGGCGTGGAGAGCAGGGACTGCACAGTGGCCATTGGGCGTCCCCTGAGGGAGGAGATCTCAGTCACCATCCTGGAGAGCTCCCTCAACTGCAGTGCAG GTGAGCTCCTGCTGTTTTCTGGGCGAATGATGTGGAGGACGGGCTGCAGGAAACTCCCTCTGTCACTGATAAATTCCAGAACCAACACACTGATTGTGAAACAGCGTGTTGTGCTGCCAGGAAACGGGGTCATTCTGCAGTAcaacagcagaactgcagccaAAAAATATTACCAAG gtCCGAGATGTCAGCACCATGAAGACAGTGGTGTTCCACGGGAAGCAGCAATTCCTCTGGCAGTCCACAGGAAGCCAAGCTGA